The nucleotide window acacacacacacacacacacacacacacacactcactcaatcacacacacacacacacacacgtacactcactcaatcacacacacacacacacacactcactcaatcacacacacacacacacacacacacacacacacacacacacacacccacacacacaaccacacacacacacacacacacacacacacacacacacacacacacacacacacacacacacacacacacacacacacacacacacacacacactcactctcactctcactctcacactcactcactcactcactcactcactcactcactcactcactcactcactcactcactcactcactcactcactcactcaatcacacactcactcaatctcacacacacacacacacacacacacacacacactcaatcacacagacacaaacacataaacacacacatacagttgaagtcagaagtttacatacacttaggttggtgtcattaaaactcgtttttcaaccacttcacacatttcttgttatcaaactatagttttggcaagtcggttaggacatctactttgtgctttGTCCtcatctctgtccctgtctccatctctgtccctgtctccatctctgtccctgtctccatctctgtccttgtctccatctctgtccctgtttctatctctgtccctgtcctcatctctgtccctgtctccatctctgtccctgtctccatctctgtccttgtcctcatctctgtccctgtctccatctctgtccctgtctccatctctgtccttgtcctcatctctgtccctgtcctcatctctgtccctgtcctcatctctgtctccatctctgtccctgtctccatctctgtccttgtcctcatctctgtccctgtctccatctctgtccctatcctcatctctgtctccatctctgtccctgtctccatctctgtccctatcctcatctctgtctccatctctggccctgtcctcatctctgtctccatctctgtccctgtcctcatctctgtctccatctctgtccctgtcctcatctctgtctccatctctggccctgtcctcatctctgtctccatctctgtccctttctccatatctgtccctgtctctgttctgtccttGTCGCCATCCCTGTCTTCGTCTCTGTCCCTGTTCctgtctccgtccctctctctgttcctgtctccatctctgtccctgtctccgtctctgtACCTGTCTACATATGtgtccctgtctccatctctgtccctgtccccgtcgctgtccctgtccccatatctgtccctgtctccatctctgtctctgtccctgtctgtccctgtctccatctgtgtctctgtccctgtctccatctctgtccctgtctccatctcCGTCTCTGTCCCCgtctgtccctgtctccatctgtgtctctgtccctgtctccatctctgtccctgtctccatctctgtaccTGTCTCGGTCCTTGTCAccatctgtctccatctctgtctccgtctctgtcccTGGCTCTGTCCCTATCTCCAtctgtgtccctgtctctgtctccatctctgtccctgtctccgtctgtgtctctgtccctgtctccaactctgtccctgtctccatctctttccctgtctccgtctgtgtctctgtccctgtctccaactctgtccctgtctccatctcCGTCTCCATCTGTGTCCCTGTCTCCAtctgtgtccctgtctctgtctctgtccctgtctctgtgcctgtctccgtctctgtccctttctccatctgtgtctctgtccctgtctccatctctgtccctgtctccatctctgtccctgtctccatctctttccctgtctccgtctgtgtctctgtccctgtctccaacTCTGTCCATGTCTCCATATCCGTCTCCATCTGTGTCCCTGTCTCCAtctgtgtccctgtctctgtctctgtccctgtctctgtgcctgtctccgtctctgtccctttctccatCTGTGTCTTtgtccctgtctccatctctgtccctgtctccgtctctgtctctttctccatctgtgtctctgtccctgtctccatctttgtccctgtctccatctctgtccctgtctccatctctgtccctgtcctcatCTCTGTCCCAGTCCtcatctctgtccctgtcctcatCTATGTCCCTGTCCTCATCTATGTCCCTGTCCTCATCTATGTCCCCATCTAtgtccctgtctccatctctgtccttgtctccatctctgtccctgtctctgtgcctgtctccatctctgtccctgtccctgtctccgtctctgtccctttctccatctgtgtctctgtccctgtctccatctctgtccctgtcctaatctctgtccctgtcctcatctctgtccctgtcctcgtctctgtccctgtcctcatctctgtccctgtccctgtctccatctctgtccctgtcgtcatctctgtctctgtccctgtctccatctctgtccctgtcctcatctctgtccctgtcctcgtctctgtccctgtcctcatctctgtccctgtccctgtctccatctctgtccctgtcctcatctctgtccctgtcctcgtctctgtccctgtcctcatctctgtctctgtccctgtctccatctctgtccctgtctccatctctgtccctgtctccatctctgtccctgtctccgtctctgtccctttctccatctgtgtctctgtctccatctctgtccctgtctccatctctgtccctgtctccatctctgtccctgtctccatctctgtccctgtctccatctctgtccctgtctccatctctgtccctgtcctcatctctgtccctgtcctcatctctgtctccatctctgtccctgtcctcatctctgtctccatctctgtccctgtcctcatctctgtccctgtcctcatctctgtctccatctctgtccctgtactcatctctgtctccatctctgtccctgtcttcatctctgtctccatctctgtccctgtcctcatctctgtctccatctctggtcctgtctccatctctgtccctgtttccatctgtctgtctgtctgtttccagacacctgtctgtctggtggGAATAGTATATTTTTTGCCTGTCCCTTCTGGATAAGTATTTTTGGCCTCTCTCCAAACCCTGAGAGGAAGGACAGacgggagggaggcagggagccgTCTCATAGTAAGAGCCATGTAATGACTGGCATGTCAATGTAATCAATTTAATCATCTCCCCTCCCGTCCCGCCACTGCTGCTCCTACATACTTCGAGGACCGACAGGCTTGTGAGGAGCCAAACAAACTGTATGTTCATAAAGATAGTTAAATAGAGatagatatataatatatataaatacgGTATTTTACTCCTTCCAGACATACTGATAGTTTATTGATGAGAAAGgatgtgtgggtgcgtgtgtgtgtaatcagAGATAGCTATACCTCTTTCTCATGTAGGACAAATTAAGTTAAGCCTCTGAAAGTGAACATGAACGTATATATTAATCGCATATGAAATGTGTATTTTATCCTTCTACTCCAGAAACTGACAATTTCTAATAGGCTAATTTTAACCCTGTCCccaggaaagagacagagagaggggggggggggggggagaaggggaaagagagatagaggggtgggggggagaaggggaaagagagatagaggggtgtgggggagaaggggaaagagacagagagagggggggagaaaaggggaaagagagagtgagaacgatggagggatggggagagaaaaagagggaaagggaaagagagagacagagagagagagagagaaggtgtgaaagagagagagatgcagagagaaagataaatacagagagagaaagagagagcgatagagattGGAGAGACAGGCatatagagagggggaagggaagggaaagaaagatagaaagagaaagaacgaAAGAAAGAGAATCGGCTGGCGATCGATGACTAGGTTTAACATATTCCACGTTGGATTAATTGTAGCTATAGAACTTTTAATAGAAAATCAGAAGTCCTTTGACCTCATAGGAATAACATTTTAAAACAATCCCTAGAAACAGGAACAATTAGTGGATCGTTTTTCAGAATTGACCGATAAACTGGTCCATATGGAAATCTTAAGGCATAGAAACCCTAAATGACTTGGTAACAGGAAATTCAGGAAATGGTAACAGGAAACAAAACCATATTTCCTGAATTTAAAAAAGGCAGTTTTGAAATGACCAACGTAGATTAATTTCAAAAGACGCCAAAGAAATGTTGATTTTTAAATCTCATGGATATTATGAGCAATGTTGAGGGAATCCTGTTTGTGTTAGAAAATGATACTCGTATGATATGTAAGATACACAAAACCTTACAGAGAGTCTTATCAAACTGACAAACTGATAATGTCTTAGAAATAAATAAACTgttggaaccaagacttaaaaagtAGCAGGTGGGTCTGGGAAGGATTGATGTTGTTTATGTTTGTTTCATAAAATCAATAACAAACGAAAAGGGACAACAATAACACGGTGGTATTTCATGATGCTCATTTCAACTGCTTTACAGCTGGTGGTGCGCTACACCCTAATAACCTGAAATTAGACAATTATTTAAAGCAGGCGTTTGAATGTCACTGTTGATTACTTCACCAATCAACAGTGGCGTGAGGGTGACAGCTTAAaatgcaacagagagagagagagagaaagagagagagagagaaaaataaagagtgggggtggagagtgagagagagatgaaaataaagagtgggggtggagagagagagagaggaaaataaagagtgggggtggagagagagagagggatgaaaagagagaggggggtggagagagagagagggatgaaaagagagagggggtggagagagagagagggatgaaaagagagagggaggtggagagagagagagggatgaaaataaagagtgggggtggagagagagagagggatgaaaataaagagtgggggtggagagagagagagagatgaaaataaagagtgggggtggagagagagagagagagagagatgaaagagagagagagacagagagagagagagagagagaataagaaaaTAATGTACAGTGAACagaatgtactgagcaaatgtcaaattggctttttaccaaattaccgtatgaCAGActccgtattcaccctgcacgccctaattgacaaacaaacaaaccaaaacaaaggcaaagtcttcacatgctttgttgatttcaaaaaagcctttgaaTCAATTTGGCACGAGGGTCTGctgtacaaattgatggaaagtggtgttgaggGAAAAACATactacattataaaatccatgaacACAaaaaacaagtgtgcggttaaaattggcaagaaacacacatttctttccaaagggccgtggggtgagacagggccgtggggtgagacagggccggggggtgagacagggccgtggggtgagacaggaatgcagcttgagccccaccctcttcaatatAAATATCAACGAaatggcgagggcactagaagttttcagcacccggcctcaccctactagaatctgaagtcaaatgtctactgtttgctgatgatctggtgcttctgtcaccaaccaaggagggcctacagcagcacctagatcttctgcacacattctgtcagacctgggccctgacagtaaatctcactaagacaaaaataatggtgttccaaaaaaagtcCAGAcgtcaggaccacaaatacaaattccatctagacaccgttgccctagagcacacaaaaaatgatacatacctcggcctaaacatcagtgccacaggtaacttccactaAGCTGGGAACGAGCTGAgacacaaggcaagaagggccttctgtgccatcaaaaggaacataaaattcaacataccaattaggatctggctaaaagtacttgaatcagttataaaacccattgccctttatggttttgaggtctggggtccactcaccaaccaagaattcacaaaatgggacaaacacgaaattgagactctgcatacaGAATTCTGCAAAGAAAGTACAACGTAAAacatcaaataatgcatgcagaggcagaattaggccgatacctgctaattctcaaaatccagaaaagagacgttaaattctacaatcacctaaagggaagcgattcccaaactttGCAAAACAAAGCCATCACGTAcaaagagatgaacctggagaagagtcccctaagcaagctggtcttggcatccagcgacgatccccagtccggggtctccagcgacggtccccagtccggggtctccagcgacggtccccagcccgagacctccaacgacggtccccagtccggggcctccagcgacggtccccagcccgggacctccagcgacggtccccagcccgggacctccagcgacggtccccagtccggggcctccagcgacggtccccagtccggggcctccagcgacggtccccagtccggggcctccagcgacggtccccagtccggggtctccagcgacggtccccagtccggggcctccagcgacggtccccagtccgaggtctccagcgacgatccccagtccgaggcctccagcgacggtccccagtccggggcctccagcgacggtccccagtccggggcctccagcgacggtccccagtccgaggtCTCCAGCGatggcgacggtccccagcccatccggaccctcccctataagttcaggtttgctgtcgggagtccgcacctttgggggggggtactgtcacgccctgacctcagttatctatgttttctttattattttggttaggtcagggtgtgacgagggtgggtatgctggttttgtattgtcttgggttttttgtatatctaggggttttggtatgtctaggtatatgtatgtctatggtggcctgaaatggttcccaatcagaggcagctgtttatcgttgtctctgattggggatcatatttaggttgccattttcccttttggtttagtgggttcttgtctatgtgtcgttgcctgttcagcactctttgtatagcttcacggttagttttgttgttttgtttgttttgttcagtgtttcatTCTttagaagaatgtacgcataccacgctgcaccttggtctcctccctacgacggccgtgacgagagaaagagtgagacgacggaggagagagagatgggagaatgaggagagagaggtgggagaggacagagagatgggagatgaCGTACGAGAGAGATGggtgaggatggaggagagagagatgggtgaggatggaggagagagagagagagagagagacagagagagagagagacagagagagacacagagagagagagagacagagagagacacagagagagaacaagtcTAAATTCATAATGCATGTTTAATTAATAATCTACCACTAACCAATTATTATTAATTCTTGTTATTTGTCATTGTTGCATATAATttcaattatttttttaaacgctTGTTAATTATCTATAATGAAGCTAGAATCAACTGTCTTTTTCATTATTGTGAAAGAAAGCTGGCTTATACAACAGTTGATACTGTCCTGCCATTATTAAACACCCACAGCTTTCCAaccgcacatacacacacctccgtGACCACCCTGATGAATAGCTTTAGacacagctgagagagagaaaggccaaCATGTCTCAACTGCTTCTGCTACCGctgggagactgtgtgtgtgtgtgtgaatacccACAAGAAGAGTAAACTAACAAAAAtatgaccaactggggacattttgtttgtCCCCAAATGGTCAAATACTATTTATATCggctttagggttagaattacgttaagagtcagggttaggtttaggagctagggttaggtttaggagttagggttaggtttaggagctagggttaggtttaggggctagggttaggggctagggttaggtttaggggctagggttaggggctagggttaggggctagggttaggtttaggggctagggttaggggctagggttaggtttaggagctagggttaggtttaggagctagggttaggtttaggagctagggttaggagctagggttaggagctagggttaggtttatgagctagggttaggtttatgagctagggttaggtttagggttaggagctagggttaggtttagggttaggagctagggttaggtttagggttaggagctagggttaggagctagggttaggtttagggctagggttaggagctagggttaggtttaggagctagggttaggagctagggttaggttcaggagctagggttaggagctagggttaggtttaggagctagggttaggagctagggttagggttaggagctagggtccCCTCTtttcgtctcctctcctctgttcctctcctcttctcctctgctcctctcctctgctcctctcctctgctcctctcctctgctcctctccttttcccctctgctcctctcctcttcccctcttttcgtctcctctgctcttctcctctgctcctctcctcttcccctattcctctctatacctctctgctCTCAAAACAACACACCTTGTAGCAGGTAAAACATCACATTGACGAGACGCTGATGGCAAAACAATTCCACACTAAACAGTTGGGCTTGAGTCAACGTGAGGCTAGTGACATCATGGGTTCTGAGAAGGGCTAATTTGTGAAACACTCTGCTCCCTGTTTGAACTGATATGGTGAtttagagaagaggagaggaaagaaaatgaggaggagagaacaggaggagaggagaggagagggagaggagaggaggaggagagaataggaagggaggaggaggaacgggataggaaaggaggaggagagaagaggagaggagagaaaatgaggaggagagaataggaggagaggaggaggagagtgagaggagaggaggaggagagaagaggagaggagagaaaatgaggaggagagaataggaggagaggagaggagagggagaggagagggagaggagaggaggaggagagaataggaggagaggaggaggagagaagaggaggaggaggaggagagaataggaggagaggagaggaggaggagaggagaggaggaggagagaataggaagagaggaggaggaggaggaggaggagagaataggaggagaggaggaggagagaagaggaggaggaggaggagagaataggaggataggagaggaggaggagaggagaggagaggagaggaggaggagagaataggaggagaggaggaggagagaagaggaggaggaggaggaggaggaggaggaggaggaggaggaggaggaggaggaggaggaggaggaggaggaggaggaggaggagagaataggaggagatgaggaggagaggaggaggagagaagaggaggagagaataggaggagaggagaggaggaggaggaggaggagaggaggaggagagaataggaggaggaggaggaggaggagagaagaggaggaggaggaggaggagagaagaggagagaagaggaggagagaataggaggagaggagaggatagaaaatggagaggagaggaggaggagagaccactGACCCCTGTGGTATTCCAGTAAGGTGCAGCTCTTCTTCAAACACAGTGGAAGTGGTCTGGGGCCGGGGATGTAGACAGAGGATCAATTCCTCATCTTGAAGTCTctcaagagagagaggaggagaggagagagtgttgtcttcatccactgtccacagatcctctccactgtctttgaggaagaggaggagagagtgttgtcttcatccactgtccacagatcctctccactgtctttgaggaagaggaggagaggagagagtgttgtCTTCGTCCACTgtccacagatcctctccactgtctttgaggaagaggaggagaggagagagtgttgtcttcatccactgtccacagatcctctccactgtctttgaggaagaggaggagaggagagagtgttgtcttcatccactgtccacagatcctctccactgtctttgaggaagaggaggagaggagagagtgttgtCTTCGTCCACTgtccacagatcctc belongs to Salvelinus alpinus chromosome 28, SLU_Salpinus.1, whole genome shotgun sequence and includes:
- the LOC139556893 gene encoding putative per-hexamer repeat protein 5, which gives rise to MEKGTETETGTETGTETETGTQMETGTQMETEMETGTELETGTETQTETGKEMETGTELETGTETQTETGTEMETETGTQMEIGTEPGTETETEMETDGDKDRDRYRDGDRDRDGDRDRDTDGDRDRRGQRRRWRQGQRWRQGQRHRWRQGQTGTETEMETGTDMGTGTATGTGTEMETGTHM